Proteins from one Dysgonomonas sp. HDW5A genomic window:
- a CDS encoding branched-chain amino acid aminotransferase has protein sequence MSTIDWTNLSFGYLKTDFNVRSYFKDGKWSTPTETSSETIELHMAATCLHYGQEAFEGLKAFRGKDGKIRIFRMRENALRMQSSCRGIMMEELPIEIFEETVLKAVKLNEKFVPPYESGASLYIRPLLIGTSPQVGVKPSKEYLFVVFVTPVGPYFKEGFKPTPLVIFRSFDRAAPLGTGTYKIGGNYAASLVAGNKAHELGYSAVLYLDPKEKKYIDEGGPANFFAIKNNTYITPQSTSILPSITNDSLMQLAKDLGMTVERRPIPETELSSFEEAGICGTAAVISPVERIDDLEENKSYSFVKDGQAGPTSTLLYNKLRAIQYGNEPDTHNWITIIE, from the coding sequence ATGAGTACGATTGACTGGACAAATTTATCTTTCGGATATTTAAAAACCGACTTCAATGTTCGGAGCTATTTCAAAGACGGAAAATGGAGTACACCTACCGAAACTTCATCCGAAACTATCGAACTTCACATGGCTGCAACTTGCTTGCATTATGGACAGGAAGCCTTTGAGGGTCTAAAAGCCTTTAGAGGAAAAGATGGAAAAATCAGAATTTTCAGAATGAGAGAGAATGCATTACGTATGCAATCATCTTGTCGAGGCATTATGATGGAAGAGCTTCCTATTGAAATATTTGAAGAAACAGTATTAAAGGCAGTCAAGCTTAACGAAAAATTTGTTCCCCCATACGAAAGTGGAGCATCTCTATATATACGTCCACTTCTTATAGGCACCAGTCCACAAGTAGGAGTAAAACCATCTAAAGAATATCTGTTTGTGGTTTTTGTTACTCCAGTAGGACCTTACTTCAAAGAAGGCTTCAAACCTACACCTCTTGTTATATTCAGAAGTTTTGACAGAGCTGCTCCTCTAGGCACAGGTACATATAAGATAGGAGGCAACTACGCAGCCAGTCTTGTTGCAGGAAACAAAGCTCATGAATTAGGGTATTCGGCAGTATTATATCTTGATCCTAAAGAAAAGAAATATATTGACGAAGGTGGACCTGCCAATTTTTTCGCAATAAAAAACAATACATACATAACCCCTCAGTCAACATCCATACTCCCGTCTATCACAAATGATAGCCTAATGCAGTTGGCCAAAGATTTAGGAATGACAGTTGAACGACGCCCCATTCCTGAAACAGAGTTAAGCTCTTTCGAGGAAGCAGGTATCTGCGGAACAGCAGCGGTAATCAGTCCGGTAGAGCGTATTGATGATCTAGAAGAAAACAAATCGTATTCGTTTGTTAAAGACGGACAGGCCGGTCCAACATCTACTCTCCTATACAACAAATTGAGAGCTATACAGTATGGAAATGAGCCCGACACACACAATTGGATTACTATAATCGAATAA
- the lptB gene encoding LPS export ABC transporter ATP-binding protein — MVLRTEDLVKKYKSRTVVNHVSIEVKQGEIVGLLGPNGAGKTTTFYMTVGLVMPNQGRIFLDNQEITKFPVYKRAQNGIGYLAQEASIFRKLTVEDNIRSVLEMTGQSKEYQKEKLESLISEFGLHKVRKNLGDRLSGGERRRAEIARCLAINPKFIMLDEPFAGVDPIAVQDIQEIVAQLKYKNIGILITDHNVDETLSITDRAYLLFEGKVLFQGTPEQLAANETVKEKYLGRDFELKRRIIERPK; from the coding sequence ATGGTATTACGGACCGAGGATTTGGTAAAAAAATACAAATCCCGGACAGTTGTTAATCATGTCTCCATTGAAGTTAAGCAAGGAGAAATAGTAGGTTTACTTGGTCCAAACGGAGCAGGCAAAACTACGACATTTTATATGACTGTAGGATTAGTCATGCCAAATCAAGGGCGAATATTTCTTGACAATCAGGAAATTACAAAATTCCCCGTATACAAAAGGGCTCAAAACGGAATTGGATATCTCGCACAAGAGGCATCCATATTCCGAAAACTTACTGTAGAAGACAATATCAGATCTGTCCTCGAAATGACGGGACAATCAAAAGAATATCAAAAAGAAAAACTAGAGAGTCTAATTTCGGAATTCGGACTACATAAAGTCCGTAAAAATCTGGGAGACAGACTTTCGGGGGGAGAAAGAAGGCGAGCTGAGATAGCTCGATGCCTTGCGATTAATCCTAAATTCATAATGCTCGATGAGCCTTTTGCGGGAGTAGACCCTATAGCCGTTCAGGATATCCAGGAAATAGTTGCTCAACTAAAATATAAAAACATCGGAATATTAATCACCGACCACAATGTGGATGAAACGCTTAGTATCACCGACAGGGCCTATTTACTGTTCGAAGGTAAAGTTCTATTTCAAGGTACACCCGAACAACTCGCAGCCAATGAAACAGTTAAAGAAAAGTATCTAGGTCGCGACTTTGAGTTAAAAAGACGTATTATAGAACGACCAAAATAA
- the def gene encoding peptide deformylase has translation MILPIYLYGQPVLRKIAHNIDKDYPNLNELIQNMFETMYNADGIGLAAPQIGLDIRLFVIDLEPLAEDDEKYHGFKKAFINAEIIERTGEIVSTQEGCLSIPGINENVPREETVKIKYFDENFVEHEEVYSDFFARCIQHEYDHIDGKLFIDKISGIRKQLIKSKLNNLTKGRVNCSYRTKAIQNKP, from the coding sequence ATGATACTTCCCATATATCTCTACGGTCAACCGGTATTGAGAAAAATTGCTCATAACATAGATAAAGATTATCCTAATCTGAATGAGCTTATCCAAAACATGTTCGAAACCATGTATAATGCCGATGGCATTGGACTGGCTGCACCACAAATAGGTTTAGATATCCGTTTATTCGTAATTGACTTAGAGCCTCTTGCTGAAGATGATGAAAAGTATCACGGATTCAAGAAAGCTTTTATTAATGCCGAAATTATTGAACGCACCGGAGAGATAGTCTCCACACAGGAAGGCTGCCTTAGCATTCCCGGAATTAATGAAAATGTCCCTAGAGAAGAAACTGTTAAAATCAAATATTTCGACGAAAACTTCGTTGAACATGAAGAAGTTTATTCTGATTTTTTTGCACGTTGTATTCAACACGAATACGACCATATAGATGGCAAGCTATTTATAGACAAAATTTCAGGGATCAGAAAACAATTGATAAAATCGAAACTAAATAATCTAACAAAGGGGCGAGTAAATTGTTCTTATAGAACAAAAGCCATTCAAAACAAACCTTGA
- a CDS encoding NADH-quinone oxidoreductase subunit J translates to MAEFIIFGVLAIVIVVFSLLAVTTQMIIRSATYLLFVLIATAGLYLLMDYQFLAAVQVAVYAGGIMVLYIFSILLTNDPGIEVKYEKPGRMILAALVAVVGLGICGHIIYYNVSRIYTYADSAIDMTQLGTTMMGTEKYQYLLPFEAISLLLLACIIGGIMIARKR, encoded by the coding sequence ATGGCAGAGTTTATTATATTTGGAGTACTAGCAATCGTAATTGTCGTTTTTTCATTATTGGCGGTTACCACTCAAATGATTATCCGTTCGGCAACTTACTTGCTCTTCGTATTGATTGCAACAGCAGGTCTGTATTTATTGATGGATTATCAGTTTCTTGCAGCAGTGCAGGTGGCGGTATATGCAGGCGGTATTATGGTCTTGTATATATTTTCGATATTGTTGACTAACGATCCCGGGATAGAAGTGAAATACGAAAAACCCGGTCGAATGATATTAGCAGCTCTTGTAGCTGTAGTTGGTTTGGGCATCTGTGGTCATATCATCTATTACAATGTTTCCCGCATTTATACATATGCAGATTCGGCGATAGATATGACTCAACTGGGTACTACCATGATGGGTACCGAGAAATACCAATACTTACTTCCTTTCGAAGCTATCAGTTTATTGCTTTTGGCTTGTATAATAGGAGGTATAATGATTGCCCGTAAACGATAA
- a CDS encoding 4Fe-4S dicluster domain-containing protein: MSSVSQYFKGLFQGIGGLLTGMSVTWTELFTKKITQQYPENRKTLVISDRFRGELVMPHDANNEHACTSCGICQMNCPNGTIVIKSKTIETEDGKKKKILDEYYYNLGSCTFCNLCVLTCPSDAIKFDNTFESSVFTRGKLNMKLNQLGSKLREKKKPEPKPVAEKPAAVETAPAAPKPAAAPASVETEKKENITSQDSADSATSDNVTKE; the protein is encoded by the coding sequence ATGAGTTCTGTATCACAATATTTTAAAGGTTTATTCCAAGGTATTGGCGGACTGCTTACGGGTATGTCTGTTACTTGGACAGAGCTGTTTACTAAAAAGATTACACAACAGTATCCTGAGAATAGAAAGACTCTGGTTATTTCGGATCGTTTCCGAGGCGAATTGGTTATGCCTCACGATGCAAATAATGAGCATGCCTGTACTTCTTGCGGTATCTGTCAGATGAATTGTCCAAACGGAACAATTGTAATAAAGTCTAAAACAATAGAAACAGAAGACGGCAAAAAGAAGAAAATTCTGGATGAATATTATTACAATCTAGGTTCATGTACATTCTGTAACCTGTGTGTGTTGACATGTCCTTCCGATGCTATCAAATTTGATAACACATTCGAAAGTTCGGTATTCACCAGAGGTAAACTGAATATGAAGTTAAATCAATTGGGATCGAAACTTCGTGAAAAGAAAAAGCCCGAGCCAAAGCCTGTTGCAGAGAAACCTGCCGCAGTAGAAACAGCTCCGGCTGCACCTAAACCTGCTGCTGCACCTGCATCGGTAGAAACAGAAAAGAAAGAGAATATCACAAGTCAGGATAGTGCAGACAGTGCAACTTCTGATAATGTAACAAAAGAATAA
- the ruvX gene encoding Holliday junction resolvase RuvX has translation MGRLLAIDYGTKRTGLAVTDPLKIIATGLTTVPTHTLLTYLKEYFAKEAVEYVIIGMPKQMNNEFSENMKHIEPFVKKFCAQFPNTPIEYYDERFTSVIAQRSMIESGMKKKNRQNKATIDEISATIILQDYMESLTYKNKNL, from the coding sequence ATGGGTAGATTGCTAGCAATAGATTATGGAACAAAACGTACCGGTTTAGCCGTTACAGATCCTTTAAAAATTATTGCAACAGGCCTTACGACTGTTCCAACCCATACACTATTAACATATTTAAAAGAGTATTTCGCTAAAGAGGCTGTCGAATATGTGATTATTGGTATGCCTAAACAAATGAATAATGAGTTTTCCGAAAATATGAAGCATATAGAACCCTTTGTGAAAAAGTTCTGTGCTCAATTCCCCAACACTCCTATTGAGTATTATGATGAGCGATTTACATCAGTAATAGCACAACGTTCTATGATAGAGAGTGGTATGAAAAAGAAAAACCGTCAGAATAAGGCGACGATTGACGAAATAAGTGCAACTATTATATTACAAGACTACATGGAGAGTCTTACATACAAAAATAAGAATTTATGA
- the nuoH gene encoding NADH-quinone oxidoreductase subunit NuoH — translation MLELSRLTALIDSLLRETWGLSEFWVLFIEFVLVGAALLTAYAVLALILIYVERKITGFFQCRLGPNRVGKYGMVQSVADMVKILLKEIIHIDNVDRFLFYAAPFFMIVASMLTFGAIPFGRGLQAVDFNIGVFYVVAVSSLGIIGVLLAGWSSNNKYSMIGAMRSGAQFISYELSAGFALITMVVLSGSMQFSTIIENQTYCWNLFNGHIASVIAFVIYLISGHAETNRGPFDLPEAESELTAGYHTEYSGLQFGFFYLAEYLNMFIVAAIATTIFLGGWMPIQLKGFDGFNEVMNYIPSYIWFFGKAGCLVFLSLWVRWTFPRLRIDQLLNLEWKYLLPINMFNLLLMVVIVLAGLTLEDIFPSIFKFIAE, via the coding sequence ATGTTAGAACTTTCACGTTTGACTGCCTTAATCGATAGCTTACTTCGAGAAACTTGGGGATTATCTGAGTTTTGGGTGTTGTTTATCGAGTTTGTATTAGTAGGTGCTGCTTTATTGACAGCATATGCAGTATTAGCTCTGATCTTGATTTATGTAGAACGGAAAATTACCGGATTTTTTCAATGCCGTTTAGGTCCTAATCGTGTAGGAAAATATGGTATGGTGCAGAGTGTTGCCGATATGGTAAAGATTCTTCTCAAAGAAATTATCCATATCGATAATGTCGATAGATTCCTTTTCTATGCTGCTCCATTCTTTATGATTGTGGCTTCTATGCTGACGTTTGGAGCTATTCCTTTCGGAAGAGGATTGCAAGCTGTCGATTTTAATATCGGAGTATTTTATGTAGTTGCTGTATCATCTCTTGGTATTATTGGTGTTTTACTGGCAGGATGGTCAAGTAACAATAAATATTCGATGATTGGTGCTATGCGAAGCGGTGCCCAATTTATCAGTTATGAATTGTCTGCCGGATTTGCTCTGATAACCATGGTTGTGCTATCGGGATCAATGCAGTTTTCTACAATTATTGAAAATCAAACGTATTGCTGGAATTTATTCAATGGTCATATTGCTTCGGTAATAGCCTTTGTTATATATCTTATATCGGGACATGCCGAAACAAACCGTGGTCCTTTCGACTTGCCGGAAGCTGAATCGGAACTTACAGCCGGATACCATACTGAGTATTCAGGGTTGCAGTTCGGATTTTTCTATTTGGCCGAATATCTGAATATGTTTATTGTTGCAGCCATTGCTACTACCATTTTTCTTGGAGGCTGGATGCCTATCCAACTAAAAGGATTTGATGGCTTCAACGAAGTGATGAATTATATTCCATCTTATATATGGTTCTTCGGTAAAGCCGGATGTTTAGTGTTCCTAAGTTTATGGGTTCGATGGACATTCCCTCGCTTACGTATCGACCAGTTATTGAATCTGGAGTGGAAGTATTTACTGCCTATTAATATGTTTAATCTTCTGCTTATGGTAGTCATCGTATTGGCAGGTTTGACATTAGAAGATATATTTCCTAGTATATTTAAATTTATAGCTGAATAA
- a CDS encoding NADH-quinone oxidoreductase subunit B, whose translation MEVKNVYIKGIPNEEFRDNEYLENYVKELQANGVGIVVGKLDDLINWGRSNSIWPLAFATSCCGIEFMATAAAKYDIARFGMEVTRNSPRQADCIVVAGTIVHKMAPLLKRIYDQMAEPKYVVAMGSCAISGGPFLDSYHVVRGIDEFLPVDVYIPGCPPRPESLLYGLMQLQRKIKLERFLFKVKK comes from the coding sequence ATGGAAGTAAAGAACGTATATATAAAAGGAATACCTAATGAGGAATTCCGGGACAATGAATACCTTGAGAATTATGTTAAGGAACTTCAGGCGAATGGAGTCGGCATAGTTGTCGGTAAACTGGATGACCTTATAAATTGGGGTCGCTCAAATTCAATCTGGCCTTTAGCTTTTGCAACCAGTTGTTGTGGTATTGAATTTATGGCAACGGCTGCAGCCAAATACGATATAGCTCGTTTCGGGATGGAGGTTACCCGTAATAGTCCCCGTCAGGCAGACTGTATTGTGGTGGCCGGTACGATTGTTCATAAAATGGCTCCTTTGTTGAAGCGTATATATGATCAGATGGCCGAGCCTAAATATGTTGTTGCCATGGGTAGTTGTGCTATTTCGGGAGGACCTTTTCTTGATTCTTACCATGTGGTGAGAGGAATTGATGAATTTCTTCCGGTAGACGTATATATACCCGGTTGTCCACCTCGTCCTGAATCATTACTTTATGGATTAATGCAGTTGCAGCGTAAGATAAAGCTGGAGCGTTTTTTATTTAAAGTGAAAAAATAA
- a CDS encoding polysaccharide biosynthesis/export family protein produces the protein MKIKLLLLQIVIISILSSCVTPRDTNLLQDIKKDYPIDVNLNNDYKIILGDQLTLRIYTLDESMKELFSVYIVDQSSGLSAAATDQTGANVLNVYSDGTVKIPYLGKISVEGYTTTEAKKIIEERFSTFSPNIVIELNLQNRFFSVLGEAGQSRIAMPLPKLTIFQALAMSGPIQTFGDRTKVKIVRQTPNGTEVKTFDIRSKDIVDSEYYYIQPNDVIYVPEMNRTFFGRVTSFTGILGLVSLVGTVVGAYFVIKNNF, from the coding sequence ATGAAAATTAAACTACTATTGTTGCAAATAGTGATAATATCAATATTAAGTTCATGTGTTACCCCTCGTGACACAAATCTTTTGCAGGATATAAAGAAGGATTATCCCATTGATGTGAATCTTAACAATGATTACAAAATTATTCTGGGGGATCAATTGACGCTCAGAATTTATACATTGGACGAAAGTATGAAAGAACTTTTCTCCGTATATATTGTAGATCAGTCTTCGGGACTAAGTGCAGCAGCTACTGATCAAACGGGAGCGAATGTTCTTAATGTTTATTCCGACGGTACTGTTAAAATACCCTATTTAGGAAAAATATCGGTAGAAGGCTATACTACTACAGAAGCGAAGAAAATTATAGAGGAACGTTTTTCTACATTTTCACCCAACATAGTCATAGAGCTAAATCTTCAAAATCGTTTTTTTAGTGTTTTAGGTGAAGCCGGACAAAGCCGTATAGCTATGCCTCTACCTAAGTTAACGATATTTCAAGCATTAGCCATGTCCGGTCCAATTCAAACATTTGGGGATAGAACAAAAGTAAAAATTGTTAGGCAAACCCCTAATGGAACAGAAGTAAAGACTTTCGACATCAGATCTAAAGATATTGTCGATTCTGAATATTACTATATTCAACCCAATGATGTTATATATGTACCTGAGATGAACAGAACCTTCTTTGGACGTGTAACTTCATTTACCGGAATTCTAGGTTTAGTTAGTCTCGTAGGAACAGTTGTAGGAGCATACTTTGTTATTAAAAATAACTTTTAA
- the nuoK gene encoding NADH-quinone oxidoreductase subunit NuoK, with protein MNEFLVETFSVPMEAYLTVSTLMFFIGVYGFLSRKNMLMVLMSMELMLNAADLNFVIFNRFLYPGQFEGLFFALFSIAIAAAETAIAIAIIITIYRNVKSVYIDENITNMKH; from the coding sequence ATGAATGAATTTCTAGTAGAAACCTTTTCCGTTCCCATGGAAGCATATTTGACTGTAAGTACACTTATGTTTTTTATTGGAGTATATGGTTTTCTGTCTCGAAAAAACATGTTGATGGTATTGATGTCAATGGAATTGATGCTGAATGCCGCAGACTTGAATTTTGTGATTTTTAACCGGTTTTTATATCCCGGTCAATTCGAAGGGCTTTTCTTTGCTCTGTTCTCTATTGCCATAGCAGCAGCCGAAACAGCCATTGCTATTGCCATTATCATCACTATATATCGTAATGTGAAGAGCGTATATATAGATGAGAACATAACAAACATGAAACACTAA
- a CDS encoding NADH-quinone oxidoreductase subunit A: MNSALFLVVFVTGLVLVCAGLGMAILLSPSSFNAQKGQAYECGIPTKGTSWMQFRVGYYLYAILYLMFDVEAIFLFPWANVVRDLGMAGLYSILFFLLILGLGLAYAWRKGALQWK, from the coding sequence ATGAATTCTGCTTTATTTTTAGTTGTTTTTGTCACCGGACTAGTTTTGGTCTGTGCTGGTTTGGGTATGGCTATTTTGTTGTCTCCAAGTTCTTTTAATGCACAAAAGGGACAGGCGTACGAATGTGGTATACCAACAAAAGGAACATCTTGGATGCAATTCAGGGTGGGTTACTATTTGTATGCGATACTTTATTTAATGTTTGATGTCGAAGCGATCTTCTTATTTCCTTGGGCTAATGTTGTTCGGGATTTGGGAATGGCCGGTTTGTATAGTATATTATTTTTCTTGTTAATTCTAGGTTTAGGGTTAGCTTATGCCTGGAGGAAAGGAGCATTGCAATGGAAGTAA
- a CDS encoding NADH-quinone oxidoreductase subunit D: MENIKNVILNAVPEAVIEDKKVLTVTVESDKLHHLAKTLRYNAEFPFDFLVQLTGVDRGEMLGVNYLLSSSKDLSVEVLLKTSTADRVNPLLYTVTDLWATADFNEREVYALLGIRFINHHDMRKFFLNQDWRGYPLRKDYDADPALNPVTVESKDMVDTTPRIYETPQGLKEDVVKVFEDDDYIINIGPQHPSTHGVMHFRVSLEGEIVKKIDVHSGYIHRGIEKLSENLTYPQILHFTDRLDYLSSNINRHALCMCVEKAAEIEVPQRAQYIRTIMDELNRIDSHLIAWGTLCMDLGATTAFIYGMRERERILDIFEKTSGGRLIINYNVVGGVMFDIHPDFQKDIKAFIIEMRERLKEYDKLVTGNPIIIGRLKGIGILSKEDAISYAVTGPAGRASGFACDLRIHHPYALYNKVTFKEVIRYESDSYARYLNRLDEIEESLQILEQLVDDIPDGDFLAKVKAIIKLPEGEYFQRVEAARGEFGVFIESRGDKTPYRLKFRSPSMALVSAMPTLCAGEKLSDLIGIGGSMDYVIPDIDR, translated from the coding sequence ATGGAAAATATCAAGAATGTAATCTTAAATGCGGTACCCGAAGCAGTTATCGAAGACAAGAAAGTCTTAACCGTAACTGTGGAGTCGGACAAATTGCACCATTTAGCTAAAACGTTACGTTATAATGCTGAATTTCCTTTTGACTTTCTTGTCCAATTGACAGGAGTAGACAGAGGTGAAATGCTGGGTGTAAATTATTTGCTGTCATCTTCTAAAGATTTATCAGTAGAAGTCCTTCTTAAAACAAGCACCGCAGATAGAGTAAATCCTTTATTGTATACCGTTACCGATTTATGGGCAACTGCCGATTTTAATGAAAGAGAAGTATATGCTTTATTGGGGATAAGATTTATAAATCACCACGATATGCGTAAATTTTTCCTGAATCAGGATTGGAGAGGTTATCCTTTAAGGAAAGATTATGATGCCGATCCGGCGTTAAATCCTGTTACGGTTGAAAGTAAGGATATGGTTGATACCACTCCTCGTATTTATGAAACTCCTCAAGGTTTGAAAGAGGATGTTGTTAAAGTATTCGAGGATGATGATTATATTATAAACATTGGTCCGCAACACCCTTCTACTCACGGAGTAATGCACTTTAGAGTTTCTCTTGAAGGTGAAATCGTGAAAAAAATAGATGTTCACAGTGGATACATACATAGAGGTATCGAAAAATTAAGTGAAAATCTTACTTATCCTCAAATACTTCACTTTACAGATCGTTTAGATTATCTTTCTTCAAATATCAACCGCCATGCCTTGTGTATGTGTGTTGAAAAAGCCGCAGAAATAGAAGTTCCTCAAAGAGCACAATATATACGTACTATTATGGATGAATTGAATCGTATAGATTCTCACCTGATAGCATGGGGTACTTTGTGTATGGACTTAGGGGCTACCACTGCTTTTATTTATGGAATGCGTGAGCGTGAGCGTATACTCGATATTTTCGAAAAAACATCGGGAGGTCGTCTTATAATAAATTATAACGTTGTCGGCGGAGTAATGTTCGATATTCATCCCGATTTTCAGAAAGATATCAAGGCTTTCATTATCGAGATGAGAGAACGTTTAAAAGAATATGATAAATTAGTTACAGGTAATCCTATTATTATTGGCAGGCTTAAGGGAATAGGTATTCTTTCTAAAGAAGACGCTATTTCATATGCTGTTACCGGACCTGCAGGTCGTGCTTCGGGATTTGCTTGTGACCTTAGAATACATCACCCATACGCACTGTATAACAAAGTAACTTTCAAAGAAGTGATTCGTTACGAATCAGATTCATATGCCCGTTACTTAAATCGTTTGGATGAAATCGAAGAATCTTTACAGATTCTAGAGCAATTGGTTGACGATATACCTGACGGAGATTTCTTAGCCAAAGTAAAAGCTATTATCAAATTGCCCGAAGGAGAATACTTCCAACGAGTGGAAGCTGCGCGTGGAGAATTTGGTGTGTTTATTGAAAGCCGCGGAGATAAAACTCCATACCGTTTGAAATTCAGATCGCCATCTATGGCTTTAGTTTCGGCAATGCCGACACTTTGTGCAGGTGAGAAACTTTCGGATTTGATTGGTATAGGTGGATCAATGGATTATGTGATACCCGATATTGACCGTTAG